One window from the genome of Candidatus Didemnitutus sp. encodes:
- a CDS encoding NAD(P)-dependent oxidoreductase, with amino-acid sequence MSTHSIAFIGTGVMGRSMAGHLQKAGHRLHVHNRTKAKAQDLLDAGAVWHDTPGSAAAQADFVITIVGYPRDVEETYFAPTGVLAQARPGAVLIDMTTSSPALARRIAAAATAKGLTALDAPVTGGDVGAREARLSIMVGGDAAAFERAKPLFDAMGKIVVFHGAPGNGQLCKLANQIGIASVMMSWSEALAFAKSAGLDPQRVLENIGGGAAGSVGMTVLAPRALRGDFAPGFYVKHFIKDMNLALEAAAELKLDLPGLAAAKKLYDLASAKGYDDCGTQVLFRLYAERA; translated from the coding sequence ATGTCGACTCACTCGATCGCATTCATCGGCACGGGCGTGATGGGCCGCAGCATGGCCGGCCACCTGCAGAAGGCCGGACATCGGCTGCACGTGCACAACCGCACGAAGGCCAAGGCGCAGGACCTCCTCGACGCCGGCGCCGTGTGGCACGACACGCCGGGCAGCGCGGCGGCGCAGGCGGACTTCGTCATCACCATCGTCGGCTATCCGCGCGATGTGGAGGAGACCTACTTCGCGCCGACCGGCGTGCTCGCGCAGGCGCGACCCGGCGCCGTGCTGATCGACATGACGACTTCCAGCCCCGCGCTCGCGCGCCGCATCGCCGCGGCCGCAACGGCGAAGGGCCTCACGGCGCTCGATGCACCCGTGACCGGCGGCGATGTCGGCGCCCGCGAGGCGCGGCTCTCGATCATGGTCGGCGGCGACGCGGCGGCGTTCGAGCGGGCGAAACCGCTGTTCGACGCGATGGGCAAGATCGTCGTCTTTCACGGCGCGCCCGGCAACGGCCAGCTCTGCAAGCTCGCCAACCAGATCGGCATCGCCTCCGTGATGATGTCGTGGAGCGAGGCGCTGGCCTTCGCGAAGTCCGCCGGCTTGGACCCGCAGCGCGTGCTCGAAAACATCGGTGGCGGCGCGGCCGGCAGCGTTGGCATGACGGTGCTGGCGCCCCGCGCACTGCGCGGCGATTTCGCGCCGGGCTTCTACGTGAAGCACTTCATCAAGGACATGAACCTCGCCCTCGAGGCCGCCGCCGAGTTGAAGCTCGATCTGCCGGGTCTCGCCGCAGCGAAGAAACTCTACGATCTCGCCAGCGCGAAAGGCTACGACGACTGCGGCACACAGGTCCTTTTCCGACTCTACGCCGAGCGGGCGTGA
- a CDS encoding response regulator transcription factor produces the protein MEKIRVLIVDDERPARRALRTLLENETDIDVVGEATDGEGGLEMIRKLRPQLVFLDIQMPLLTGLELLQKLPAGERPEIVFVTAFDEFALRAFDLQATDYLVKPYSDERFHAALDRAKRRIRAGSFGATEQALRALLEKLQPALAASGAAPTPAPNATDFSRLVVKADGQLHFLNQPDIRWVEGQGDFVKLHLKERGLMVRMTLTKIEEMLDPEIFVRIHKSTIVNLNYVRRVMPMLARSHGMELDDGTALPIGPSYRGVLDRLK, from the coding sequence ATGGAAAAGATCCGCGTCCTCATCGTCGACGACGAGCGTCCCGCCCGGCGCGCCTTGCGCACCTTGCTCGAAAACGAAACCGACATCGACGTCGTCGGCGAAGCGACGGACGGCGAGGGCGGCCTCGAGATGATCCGCAAGCTGCGTCCGCAGCTCGTGTTCCTCGACATCCAGATGCCGCTCCTCACCGGCCTCGAGTTGCTGCAAAAACTGCCCGCCGGCGAGCGCCCCGAGATCGTCTTCGTGACGGCCTTCGACGAGTTCGCCCTCCGCGCCTTCGATTTGCAGGCCACGGATTACCTCGTGAAACCCTACAGCGACGAGCGATTCCACGCCGCGCTCGACCGCGCCAAGCGCCGCATCCGCGCCGGCTCGTTCGGCGCCACCGAGCAGGCGTTGCGCGCACTGCTGGAAAAGCTCCAGCCCGCCCTCGCCGCGAGCGGCGCGGCCCCGACGCCCGCTCCGAATGCGACCGACTTTTCACGCCTCGTGGTGAAGGCCGATGGCCAGCTGCACTTCCTCAATCAGCCCGACATCCGCTGGGTCGAAGGGCAGGGCGACTTCGTGAAGCTCCACCTCAAGGAGCGCGGTCTGATGGTGCGCATGACCCTCACCAAGATCGAGGAGATGCTCGACCCCGAGATTTTCGTCCGCATCCACAAGAGCACGATCGTGAACCTGAACTACGTGCGCCGCGTCATGCCGATGCTTGCCCGCAGCCACGGCATGGAGCTCGACGACGGCACGGCGCTGCCGATCGGACCGAGCTATCGTGGCGTGCTCGATAGACTGAAGTGA
- a CDS encoding AEC family transporter, which translates to MLVLNALAPVFLMIALGAWMQRTEFVSASFLREANRVTYWLGLPALLFSQLVNSLHQAAGAEKLLGAMGVVLALSLVAGYALAVLLRVPGGAMGTFVQGAFRGNLAFVGLPIVFALPNVPVLGGMPLHSAAVLVVAPTMVIYNLGAVVVLVASQHAFGWASVRPVVRQLAVTPPLLATLAGMGFAAMGWTLPHAIAQTLEALGEMALPLGLLGVGGSLVTARLGSAWKAPVGSAVLKTFGGPLLAWAAARMFGLGAVETSLLMILSAAPTAIVSYTMAVELKGDEQLASATIVVSVATSLAALAACVALFPQ; encoded by the coding sequence ATGCTCGTGCTCAACGCGCTCGCTCCGGTGTTCCTGATGATCGCGCTCGGCGCGTGGATGCAGCGCACGGAGTTCGTGTCCGCGAGCTTCCTGCGCGAGGCCAATCGCGTGACCTACTGGCTCGGGTTGCCGGCGCTGTTGTTCAGCCAGCTGGTGAATTCGCTGCATCAGGCGGCGGGGGCCGAGAAATTGCTCGGCGCAATGGGCGTGGTGCTCGCGCTCTCGCTCGTTGCCGGATATGCGCTCGCCGTGCTGTTGCGCGTGCCGGGTGGGGCGATGGGGACGTTCGTGCAGGGGGCGTTTCGCGGGAACCTGGCGTTCGTGGGCCTGCCGATCGTGTTCGCATTGCCGAATGTGCCGGTGCTCGGCGGGATGCCGCTGCACTCCGCGGCCGTGCTGGTGGTGGCACCGACGATGGTGATCTACAATCTCGGCGCGGTCGTCGTGCTCGTGGCGAGTCAGCACGCGTTTGGCTGGGCGTCGGTGCGGCCGGTCGTGAGGCAACTGGCGGTGACGCCGCCGCTGCTGGCGACGCTGGCGGGCATGGGTTTCGCGGCGATGGGCTGGACGCTGCCGCATGCGATCGCGCAGACGCTGGAAGCGCTCGGCGAGATGGCGCTGCCGCTCGGCTTGCTCGGCGTCGGTGGCTCGCTCGTGACGGCGCGGCTCGGCTCCGCGTGGAAAGCGCCGGTGGGCTCGGCGGTGCTGAAGACGTTCGGCGGGCCGTTGCTGGCGTGGGCCGCGGCGCGGATGTTCGGTCTCGGCGCGGTCGAGACGAGCCTGTTGATGATTCTCTCCGCCGCGCCGACCGCGATCGTCTCCTACACCATGGCGGTGGAGCTGAAGGGCGACGAGCAGCTCGCCTCGGCGACGATCGTGGTGAGCGTGGCCACGTCGCTGGCGGCGCTGGCGGCGTGCGTGGCGCTGTTCCCGCAGTAA
- a CDS encoding AhpC/TSA family protein, producing MHSLTALRRPLFLSALALAALLSSPARAADLASSPTTAHPLTVGARIPDAAVKTMDGSDTSLATLLDGKPTVLIVFRGGWCPYCTQHMAELAEAEPKLMELGFQIVAISTDQPKNIRFLTQEKHLTYRLLSDRDMHASSALGLAYRIDAETQKKYARWNIDLPAVPGDAEARWLPVPAAFVIARDGTVRFAHADPDYKIRISGEKLLAAARDAIR from the coding sequence ATGCACTCCCTCACCGCTCTCCGTCGCCCGCTCTTTCTCTCCGCGCTTGCCCTGGCCGCGCTGCTGTCCTCGCCGGCTCGCGCCGCCGATCTCGCCTCCTCCCCCACCACCGCACATCCGCTGACCGTCGGTGCCCGCATACCCGACGCCGCAGTGAAAACGATGGACGGCTCCGACACCTCGCTCGCCACCCTGCTCGACGGCAAGCCAACGGTGCTGATCGTCTTCCGCGGCGGCTGGTGCCCGTATTGCACGCAGCACATGGCGGAACTGGCCGAAGCCGAACCGAAACTCATGGAGCTCGGTTTCCAGATCGTCGCCATCAGCACCGACCAGCCGAAGAACATCCGTTTCCTCACGCAGGAAAAGCACCTGACCTATCGCCTGCTCTCCGACCGCGACATGCACGCCTCGAGCGCGCTCGGCTTGGCTTACCGCATCGACGCCGAGACGCAGAAAAAATACGCCCGGTGGAACATCGACCTCCCCGCCGTCCCCGGCGACGCCGAGGCGCGCTGGCTGCCCGTGCCCGCGGCGTTCGTGATCGCGCGCGACGGCACCGTGCGTTTCGCGCACGCCGATCCGGACTACAAGATCCGCATCAGCGGCGAAAAACTCCTCGCCGCCGCGCGCGACGCGATCCGCTGA
- a CDS encoding ATP-dependent 6-phosphofructokinase, translated as MKERIGIVTGGGDCPGLNAVIYAVVKAADRRGWETLGIYGGFDGLLSPVQARPMNYQEMDGLLYLGGTVLGTSNKGRFVAKAGHGEKREIDPAVLAEAKRNFDALGLRALVVVGGDGSLSIGLQCMGAGIPIVGVPKTIDNDIDGTSVTFGFDTAVSFATDAIDRLRTHAESHKRVIVVEMMGRYAGWIAAHAGIAGGASVVLIPEIEFTYESIVRKIVEREAEGRHFTMVVVAEGARQKGGDFTTHGGPEEKNREARLGGISAVVAEEIGRRTGKEVRNCVLGHLQRGGVPTTFDRLLCTRFGANAVRLIDEGCYGHMVASRPPDIVPIPIADAVGKLKTVPTDGDLIRTGRALGICWGD; from the coding sequence ATGAAAGAACGCATTGGTATCGTCACTGGCGGCGGCGACTGCCCGGGATTGAACGCAGTCATCTACGCGGTCGTTAAAGCCGCGGATCGTCGCGGTTGGGAAACTCTCGGTATTTATGGCGGTTTCGACGGCCTCCTTTCGCCCGTCCAAGCCCGTCCGATGAACTATCAGGAGATGGACGGCCTGCTCTATCTCGGCGGCACCGTGCTCGGCACGTCCAACAAGGGCCGCTTCGTCGCCAAGGCCGGTCACGGCGAAAAGCGCGAGATCGATCCCGCCGTCCTCGCCGAGGCGAAACGCAATTTCGACGCGCTCGGTCTGCGCGCGCTCGTGGTCGTCGGCGGCGACGGCTCGCTCTCCATCGGCCTGCAATGCATGGGCGCCGGCATCCCGATCGTCGGCGTGCCGAAGACCATCGACAATGACATCGACGGCACGTCGGTGACGTTCGGCTTCGACACCGCGGTCTCTTTTGCGACCGATGCGATCGATCGCCTCCGCACGCATGCCGAGAGCCACAAGCGCGTGATCGTCGTCGAAATGATGGGGCGCTACGCCGGCTGGATCGCGGCGCATGCCGGCATCGCCGGCGGCGCGAGCGTCGTGCTCATCCCCGAGATCGAATTCACCTACGAGAGCATCGTGCGCAAGATCGTGGAGCGCGAGGCCGAGGGCCGGCACTTCACCATGGTCGTCGTGGCCGAGGGCGCGCGCCAGAAGGGCGGCGACTTCACCACCCACGGCGGTCCCGAGGAAAAGAACCGCGAGGCGCGGCTCGGCGGCATCAGCGCCGTCGTGGCGGAGGAGATCGGCCGCCGCACCGGCAAGGAAGTGCGCAACTGCGTGCTCGGCCACCTGCAGCGCGGCGGCGTGCCGACGACGTTCGACCGTCTCCTCTGCACGCGCTTCGGCGCCAACGCCGTGCGCCTCATCGACGAGGGCTGCTACGGCCACATGGTCGCCTCGCGCCCGCCGGACATCGTGCCGATCCCGATCGCCGACGCTGTGGGCAAGCTGAAGACGGTGCCGACGGACGGGGATTTGATTCGCACCGGCCGGGCCCTCGGCATCTGTTGGGGCGACTGA
- a CDS encoding peptidase domain-containing ABC transporter has translation MSRIFRQRDITDCGAACLRFIGAHYRRDVPVARLRQLAGTNQRGSTALGLVEAAKQLGFTAKGVKGPAEALPTVPLPAIAHCLIDQKLLHYVVLVEWTPKHARVMDPAIGRVEKWSHEKFRAVWTGVLILVAPGEEFRPGDSTVSPWRRLWSLLAPHRSVLVQALVGAVVTTILGLAMSVYVQKIVDHVIPDGNRSLLNLLGVAMLVILAFKLLLGVFQSLLSMRTAQQIDASLILAYYRHLMRLPQPFFDSMRVGEITSRVADAVKVRNFLNGALLNLVLNPLILVFSLGAMFLWSWKLALLSLALLPLNGALYWFINLRNRTYQRQIMERAADFDAQLVESLQAQPALRRFRLEDYAELRTEVRLVRLLKTGWHAGLAALGTGTAGSLITQGYLIGLLWLGATLVLDASLTPGQLMSCYTLAGYLTGPITALLGLNTQIQETLIATDRLFEIMDLELEKDHGTIELTSERVGDIRFEQVSFKHAGRMATLQDITLTIPAGKLTVFVGESGCGKSTLFALIQRLYQPSAGRVSIGEHDVQYYRLESLRRNLAVVPQQTHLLAGTIVENLAPGDAAPDMEKILRLCREVGVLEFVEQLPQGFLTHLSENGGNLSGGQRQRLALVRALYLDAPILLLDEPSSALDAKAEQTLVALCERQRAMGRTVIVAAHTPAFLAVADLVVTVAAGRVQALEPRFQATLANPAVDIGTLEAVA, from the coding sequence ATGAGCAGAATTTTCCGCCAACGTGATATCACCGACTGCGGCGCGGCGTGCCTGCGCTTCATCGGGGCGCATTACCGGCGAGACGTGCCGGTGGCGCGGTTGCGGCAGCTCGCGGGCACCAACCAGCGCGGGTCCACGGCCTTAGGGCTCGTCGAGGCGGCGAAGCAGCTCGGCTTTACGGCCAAGGGCGTGAAGGGGCCGGCGGAGGCGTTGCCGACGGTGCCACTGCCGGCGATCGCGCACTGTTTGATCGATCAGAAACTCCTTCACTACGTCGTGCTCGTGGAGTGGACGCCGAAGCACGCACGCGTGATGGACCCGGCGATCGGCCGCGTCGAGAAATGGTCGCACGAGAAGTTCAGGGCGGTGTGGACCGGCGTGCTGATCCTCGTGGCGCCGGGCGAGGAATTCCGGCCGGGCGACTCGACGGTGTCGCCGTGGCGGCGGCTATGGAGTTTGCTCGCGCCGCATCGCAGCGTGCTCGTGCAGGCCTTAGTCGGCGCGGTCGTGACCACGATCCTTGGGCTCGCGATGTCGGTTTACGTTCAGAAAATCGTCGATCACGTCATCCCGGACGGAAACCGTTCGCTGCTCAATCTGCTCGGCGTCGCGATGCTGGTCATCCTCGCCTTCAAGCTCCTGCTCGGCGTTTTCCAGTCGCTGCTCTCGATGCGCACGGCGCAGCAGATCGATGCGTCGCTCATCCTCGCCTACTACCGGCACCTGATGCGGTTGCCGCAGCCGTTCTTCGACTCGATGCGCGTGGGAGAGATTACCTCGCGCGTGGCGGACGCGGTGAAGGTCCGCAATTTCCTCAACGGCGCGCTGCTCAACCTCGTTCTCAATCCGCTGATCCTGGTCTTCTCGCTCGGCGCGATGTTCCTGTGGTCGTGGAAACTGGCGCTGCTCTCGCTCGCGCTGCTGCCGCTGAACGGCGCACTCTACTGGTTCATCAACCTCCGCAACCGCACCTACCAGCGCCAGATCATGGAGCGCGCGGCGGATTTCGACGCCCAACTCGTCGAGTCGCTCCAAGCCCAGCCGGCGCTCCGCCGCTTCCGGCTCGAGGACTACGCGGAGTTGCGCACGGAGGTGCGACTCGTGCGGCTGCTCAAGACCGGCTGGCACGCCGGCCTCGCCGCGCTCGGCACCGGGACTGCTGGCTCGCTCATCACGCAGGGCTACCTCATCGGTTTGCTCTGGCTCGGCGCGACACTCGTGCTCGATGCCAGCCTGACGCCGGGGCAACTCATGTCGTGCTACACGCTGGCCGGCTATCTCACCGGCCCCATCACGGCATTGCTCGGCCTCAACACGCAGATCCAGGAAACGCTCATCGCGACCGACCGCCTCTTCGAGATCATGGACCTCGAACTCGAAAAGGACCATGGCACCATCGAGCTTACGTCCGAGCGCGTTGGTGACATCCGGTTCGAGCAGGTGTCGTTCAAGCACGCCGGCCGCATGGCGACGCTGCAGGACATCACGCTGACGATTCCCGCCGGAAAACTCACCGTGTTCGTCGGCGAGAGCGGCTGCGGCAAGAGCACGCTGTTCGCGCTTATTCAGCGCCTTTATCAACCTAGCGCCGGCCGCGTCTCCATCGGCGAACACGACGTGCAGTATTACCGCCTCGAAAGTCTTCGCCGTAATCTTGCCGTCGTCCCGCAGCAGACGCACCTGCTCGCCGGCACCATCGTGGAGAATCTCGCGCCCGGCGACGCTGCGCCCGACATGGAGAAAATCCTCCGCCTCTGCCGCGAGGTCGGCGTGTTGGAATTCGTCGAGCAACTGCCGCAAGGCTTCCTCACGCACCTCAGCGAGAACGGTGGCAATCTTTCCGGCGGCCAGCGCCAGCGGCTCGCGCTCGTGCGCGCGCTCTATCTCGATGCACCGATCCTCCTGCTCGACGAGCCCAGCTCCGCTCTCGACGCGAAAGCCGAGCAAACACTTGTCGCCCTCTGCGAACGCCAGCGTGCGATGGGCCGCACGGTGATCGTCGCGGCGCACACGCCTGCCTTCCTCGCGGTCGCTGATCTGGTGGTCACCGTCGCGGCGGGTCGCGTGCAGGCGCTCGAGCCTCGTTTCCAGGCTACGTTGGCGAACCCGGCGGTCGACATTGGGACGTTGGAAGCCGTTGCTTAG
- a CDS encoding histidine kinase — protein MLEPRRHNWLFIFGVWTAVGVLLSLQTYISLSQMPDSPRAHVVLWVAQMYRAWLWALLTPALFLLRRELLQRHPNHVVRFGLHMLTALTLLAWCNVVRLWALNITFGWWRLDDYGIDAIWNMLSARSFIDFYIYWIVVTADYIRFLVNHKVQTDLREEQLQTQLVQAELAALKQQVQPHFLFNSLNAISSLMREGERDKAVEAISLLSQLLRQLMANGGKQEIELWRELDYAQCYLSVERVRFEEKLVTSFEADEECLNALVPTLILQPLVENAVKHGIAQRRHPGRVRVSAQRLDAGRMRLEVFNDPAEGGRKVDARDSHGIGLQATRARLERAFGPTHKLTYDLSNPAGCVVTIELPFRTASAASQLN, from the coding sequence ATGCTCGAGCCCCGGCGGCATAACTGGCTTTTCATCTTCGGCGTTTGGACCGCGGTGGGAGTGCTGTTGTCGCTGCAGACCTACATCAGTCTGTCGCAGATGCCGGACTCGCCCCGTGCGCATGTGGTGCTCTGGGTCGCGCAGATGTATCGCGCCTGGTTGTGGGCGCTGTTGACGCCGGCGTTGTTTCTATTGCGCCGCGAGCTGTTGCAGCGGCATCCGAACCACGTCGTGCGCTTCGGGCTGCACATGCTCACGGCGCTCACGCTGCTCGCGTGGTGCAATGTCGTCCGGCTGTGGGCGCTGAACATCACCTTCGGTTGGTGGCGGCTGGACGACTACGGCATCGACGCGATCTGGAACATGCTCAGCGCGCGGTCGTTCATCGATTTCTACATCTACTGGATCGTCGTCACGGCGGACTACATCCGCTTCCTCGTGAATCACAAGGTCCAGACCGACCTGCGCGAGGAGCAGCTCCAGACGCAGCTCGTGCAGGCGGAGCTCGCGGCGCTCAAGCAGCAGGTGCAGCCGCACTTTCTGTTCAATTCCCTCAACGCCATCTCGTCGCTCATGCGCGAAGGCGAGCGCGACAAGGCCGTCGAGGCGATCTCGCTGCTCTCGCAACTCCTCCGCCAGCTCATGGCCAACGGCGGCAAGCAGGAGATCGAGCTGTGGCGCGAGCTCGACTACGCGCAATGCTACCTCTCCGTCGAGCGCGTGCGCTTCGAGGAGAAACTCGTCACCAGTTTCGAGGCCGACGAAGAGTGCCTCAACGCCCTCGTGCCCACGCTCATCCTCCAGCCGCTGGTCGAAAACGCCGTGAAGCACGGCATCGCGCAGCGCCGCCACCCCGGCCGCGTGCGCGTGAGCGCGCAACGCCTCGACGCCGGCCGGATGCGCCTCGAGGTGTTCAACGACCCGGCGGAAGGCGGCCGCAAGGTCGACGCACGCGACAGCCACGGCATCGGACTGCAGGCGACGCGCGCCCGACTCGAGCGCGCCTTCGGCCCCACGCACAAGCTCACCTACGACCTCAGCAACCCCGCCGGTTGCGTGGTGACGATCGAACTGCCGTTCCGCACCGCCAGCGCCGCCAGCCAACTCAACTGA
- a CDS encoding TonB-dependent receptor, translating into MNKNTSHPSRMASASVLSALLSILSATPGFAQTSDAKPEETVKLQQFEVTGSRIRRVDAETPSPVVRITQESLQATGFSTVDDALRAMPFNTGSSITPISSSTGFASGTSTVNLRGLGNNNTLVLINGRRAAPSGAGTFNGFQTVVDLRQIPAAAVESIEIVKDGASAIYGSDAVAGVLNIKLKQDYTGVGMDLSIGNTFGNDSLETSAFIIAGARTGKTSLTAMADIYKRNAIADRDYSWSRTADLRDDKSGAGQVEVSDAGAGGTILGTVTGVDWRSSSTFPARFFIPGTNTIRSFLNPTTDPRVADAVATSRVTGAGLYDFQQDTLLSPEENRFGFQLYVNHEFTDTIRGFADLFYRRITGINNAAPSPFTTTDKGAGTNGRLRVSADNPYNPYGNRYFPGAGQAIELSTYRLVNAGPRVSDTTSDYPRMLVGLKGDLPNDWAWQTSAMYAQGSFYNSSPGTAFDSRVQEALNGVVINGALLYANPFGPEDSRITDYYSGSNPTKTTFTSNIYELSANGFLFDLPAGKVGVAAGTEFRKESITDTRTLENESGNVVGGSEGFGYTGKRNVTSAYAELSVPILARSSGFGALEAQLAARYEDYSDFGTTTKPKIALAYRPNKWLLLRGSYSESFRAPDLQYLYSAGSVSFTSGAVFDPRRPDQPSAQIKTLGKGNPGLQPEETNTYSISTVIEVPVGPLKGLVMEAGYFKFDQRSLITRDSAQFTLTNELTLPAGRVVRKPLTPAEAALGYTVGIIDYVSTDWYNSSKQVYEGYDFEIGYQWKTARWGNFRARAAATYIANFERENINSLGASSVTDLDGTDGSALWRGNVTLAWNKGDWSSSVFVNYLGEMPTSTIVTNYLSPKQDAQILVNPQVSYAGLWKTRITVGVRNVFDSEPPRYLPASQGYNAGIAIIDPRFWYVRISREF; encoded by the coding sequence ATGAACAAGAACACCTCGCATCCCTCGCGGATGGCGAGCGCCTCGGTTTTGAGCGCGCTCCTGTCCATCCTCTCCGCGACGCCTGGATTTGCCCAGACGAGCGACGCCAAGCCGGAAGAAACCGTCAAGCTGCAGCAGTTCGAAGTCACCGGCTCGCGCATCCGCCGCGTCGACGCCGAGACGCCCAGCCCCGTCGTCCGTATCACCCAGGAAAGCCTGCAAGCGACCGGCTTCTCGACGGTGGATGACGCGCTGCGCGCCATGCCGTTCAACACCGGCAGCTCGATCACCCCGATCAGCTCCAGCACGGGCTTCGCCTCCGGCACGTCCACGGTCAACCTCCGTGGCCTCGGCAACAACAACACCCTCGTCCTCATCAACGGCCGCCGCGCGGCTCCGTCGGGCGCGGGCACGTTCAACGGCTTCCAGACCGTCGTCGACCTCCGCCAGATCCCGGCCGCTGCGGTCGAGAGCATCGAAATCGTCAAGGACGGCGCCTCCGCCATCTACGGTTCCGACGCGGTCGCCGGCGTGCTCAACATCAAGCTGAAGCAGGACTACACCGGCGTCGGCATGGACTTGTCGATCGGCAACACCTTCGGCAACGACTCCCTCGAGACCTCCGCCTTCATCATTGCCGGCGCGCGCACGGGCAAGACCAGCCTCACCGCGATGGCCGACATCTATAAGCGCAATGCGATCGCCGACCGCGACTACTCGTGGTCCCGCACCGCCGATCTCCGCGACGACAAGAGCGGCGCTGGCCAGGTTGAAGTCAGCGATGCGGGCGCCGGCGGCACCATCCTCGGCACCGTCACCGGCGTCGATTGGCGCTCGTCCAGCACGTTCCCGGCCCGCTTCTTCATTCCCGGCACGAACACCATCCGCTCGTTCCTCAATCCGACGACCGATCCGCGCGTCGCCGACGCCGTCGCGACCAGCCGCGTCACCGGCGCCGGTCTCTACGATTTCCAACAGGACACGCTCCTCTCGCCCGAAGAGAACCGCTTCGGCTTCCAGCTCTATGTGAACCACGAGTTCACGGACACGATCCGCGGCTTCGCCGACCTGTTCTACCGCCGCATCACCGGCATCAACAACGCCGCCCCGTCGCCGTTCACCACGACCGACAAGGGCGCCGGCACCAACGGCCGCCTCCGCGTCTCCGCCGACAATCCCTACAACCCGTATGGCAACCGCTACTTCCCGGGCGCCGGCCAGGCCATCGAGCTCAGCACCTACCGCCTCGTGAACGCCGGCCCGCGCGTCAGCGACACCACGTCGGATTACCCGCGCATGCTCGTCGGCCTCAAGGGTGACCTTCCGAACGACTGGGCCTGGCAGACCTCCGCCATGTATGCCCAAGGCAGCTTCTACAATTCCTCGCCCGGCACCGCGTTCGACAGCCGCGTCCAGGAAGCCCTCAACGGCGTCGTCATCAACGGCGCGTTGCTGTATGCCAACCCGTTCGGTCCCGAAGATTCGCGCATCACGGACTACTACTCCGGCTCGAATCCGACCAAGACCACCTTCACGAGCAACATCTATGAACTGAGCGCCAACGGCTTCCTCTTCGACCTGCCCGCGGGCAAGGTCGGCGTCGCCGCCGGCACCGAGTTCCGCAAGGAAAGCATCACCGACACCCGCACCCTCGAGAACGAAAGCGGCAACGTCGTCGGCGGCTCCGAAGGCTTCGGCTACACCGGCAAGCGCAACGTCACCTCGGCCTATGCCGAGTTGAGCGTGCCGATCCTCGCTCGCAGCTCCGGCTTCGGCGCCCTCGAGGCCCAGCTCGCCGCCCGCTACGAGGACTACTCCGACTTCGGCACCACCACCAAGCCGAAGATCGCCCTCGCTTACCGCCCGAACAAGTGGCTCCTCCTCCGCGGTTCCTACTCGGAATCCTTCCGCGCGCCCGACCTGCAGTATCTCTACAGCGCCGGCTCCGTGAGCTTCACCTCCGGTGCCGTGTTCGATCCGCGCCGTCCGGACCAGCCCTCCGCCCAGATCAAGACGCTCGGCAAGGGCAATCCGGGCCTCCAGCCCGAGGAGACGAACACCTACTCGATCTCCACCGTGATCGAAGTCCCGGTCGGCCCCCTCAAGGGCCTCGTTATGGAAGCCGGCTACTTCAAGTTCGACCAACGGAGCCTGATCACCCGCGACAGCGCCCAGTTCACGCTGACCAACGAGCTCACGCTCCCCGCCGGCCGCGTCGTCCGCAAGCCGCTCACGCCCGCCGAAGCCGCCCTCGGCTACACCGTCGGCATCATCGACTACGTGAGCACCGACTGGTATAACTCCAGCAAGCAGGTCTACGAAGGCTACGACTTCGAGATCGGCTACCAGTGGAAGACCGCGCGTTGGGGTAACTTCCGCGCCCGCGCCGCCGCGACCTACATCGCCAACTTCGAGCGCGAGAACATCAACTCGCTCGGCGCTTCCAGCGTCACCGACCTCGATGGCACAGACGGTTCCGCCCTCTGGCGCGGCAACGTCACCCTCGCCTGGAACAAGGGCGACTGGTCCTCCTCCGTGTTCGTCAACTACCTCGGCGAGATGCCCACGAGCACGATCGTGACCAACTACCTCTCGCCGAAGCAGGACGCCCAGATCCTCGTCAACCCGCAGGTCAGCTATGCCGGCCTCTGGAAAACGCGCATCACCGTCGGCGTCCGCAACGTGTTCGATTCCGAGCCGCCGCGTTACCTGCCCGCCAGCCAGGGCTACAACGCCGGCATCGCGATCATCGATCCGCGCTTCTGGTATGTTCGCATCTCCCGCGAATTCTGA